A segment of the Candidatus Krumholzibacteriia bacterium genome:
CGAGGCGACGGTCCTCGAGTAGACCTCGCGTGGGGCGGTCGTCTGCTCGCCGCCCGGCTGCAACGACCAGGCGACCCAGACCAGGAGCAAGACCACCGCGGCGGTGGCCAGCGCACGCCACGCACCACCCGGGGCCGATCGGCCGGCCGATCGGCTCCGCCGCCGCGGCAGGGGATGGATGGTCGCCTGCTGGTGCACCCCGTAGAAGACCTCGGCATCCTGCTGGATCCTCGTCCGGAGGTGCTCGGGCATGGGCTCGTCGCGGCCGTCGAGCGCGAGGTCGAGCGAGGCGGCCACGAACTCGAAACGGTCGTCGTCCAGCGCGGGGTCGAGGGCGAGCAGGGCCTCGAGTTCGATGCTCTCCTCGCGGTCGAGCGTTCCCAGGGCGCGGTTGATCAACAGTTCCTCGGCGCGTTCGCGAGGGTCATAGGCGGATGCCTGGTTCATCGCTCCACCTCCCCGCGGAGCGGACCTGCACCGGGTCCTTCGGGCCGGGGGTCGGCCGCGTCGACGTCCAGCGCCTCGCGCAGCGCGATCAGGCCGCGTCGGATGTGGGATTTGACGGTGCCGAGCGGGATGCCCGTGCTCTCGGAGATCTCACCGTGCGGGATCCCCTTGAGCACCGAAAGTTCCACCAGCCGGCGTTGCTCGGGACGCAGCTGGTCCAGCGCGTCCGTCGCCAGCCGCGCCTCGGCGTCGCGCTCCATGCGGTTGTGCGAATCGTCACCGATCTCGGGTGCGTTCTCGTGTTCGATGCTGTCGAACTCGGGTTGCCGCTGGTGACGGCGGAGCCGGTCGATCAGCCGACGCCGGGCGATCATGA
Coding sequences within it:
- a CDS encoding sigma-70 family RNA polymerase sigma factor yields the protein MSESLLLAVAQGDARAVNACMDRYGGLVWSIARRMSPNETDAEDAVQEIFIDLWKSAHRFDSERSSEKTFVVMIARRRLIDRLRRHQRQPEFDSIEHENAPEIGDDSHNRMERDAEARLATDALDQLRPEQRRLVELSVLKGIPHGEISESTGIPLGTVKSHIRRGLIALREALDVDAADPRPEGPGAGPLRGEVER